The DNA segment cgtttgcgggaggataaattttttttttttccaaaacaatataaatacaaaaataaaaaaattcaataaaaaaattaaagtgaaattataaaaatgctaaaatatatcaattaaattttaattaatattataaaactttaaaataaaaatattttctatatttttaaaaaatttaaactataactttctaaatataaattttatatttattataatattattatttttgatatttttataattgtataaaatgtaaatattattaatttattatttaacaactgctgcatttggtagttaaccagtcataagtatcccgcaaacgcacaaatttctaaccgcagaaccagtcgtacaaatctcttaaaaccgctagaaaccgcaaccacccgcatccgcaaactcccgcaaccgcaaccgcaaccgctgcggttaaaccagtcaggcaAACGCGTcgctttgtaaaaaaaaaagcgaTTGTGATCccttttataattttctttcgTCAACAGGTCCCTCTTATAATTCTTAAAATTACGAATAGAGCAAACTACTTATGATTTGCGTCTTAACAACATTCCTTGAAGTTGAACAAACCACAACGGCTGTTTGTTTAATAATTGATTTGATACCATCTCTTTCTGTAGATACTTATCATTCAGCTTTGTCTGCCACTTTCATATTTTAAAGTCTTTGTATCCCAATTTTACATGCCTTTTTTTTGTGCAATTTTATAAGCCTTTTCTTCAGAATGCGATATCTGAACCAAAGTTGTGTATACCCAATATCTATGGAACTATTTCTAccagaaaataaacaaatatagcACTTAGATGAAATATTGCGATTTTTTGAACAACTCACATCCGCTGTATAATCCCAAAATAATAAGacaataaaatactttttttttcgtGGTTAAATGTACAAGATATGGTAAATGACTCTTGCCTTACTGCCTTTTCGTGTGAGAACTTGTGCACATCCTTCTTCCAATTCAGTTTCCAAGCAATGACTCTTGCCTTACTGCAACCAAAAATGAAAGCAGTAAGTTTTAGGACAAATGGTTTCATTCTCCAACATGCCACCGAAAAAGTGGTTTCAAAAACTCGACCTTCGACCATAAAGGTCCAACTTGAAATACGAGAAGTATTAGCAATTACACTGATGGATCAGTCGGAATCCCAAACTCAAATAACAACTCTATCGATTATAACCTCTTGCATAATCGGCTACAacaatttgatattttatttatcaatGACTCTTGAGTCTTTTATTTATGCTAACCTTGGACTCTTGTCTAACTAGATATGCAGTTCATGATACTCATTTGCATTCCTTGTAACCACTACGAACTACAATTGCTTACTCTCCAACATCTACCCATCGAAAGAAAGACAACTTACTACATCAACCAGAGAACTAGTTTCCCATCATCATGCTAAAGCAGTCACAGTGAGAGTCTGAGAGATTTCGGAGGATACCCCCTAAAAACTCTCCTCTATCCACatggaaatttaaaatttaaaattgtacGCACCATTTTTCCATACTAAAGCACAAAGTGTGCTAATCACCAACTTGCTTAAATATCACATGCAATATTCACAACAACCGGAAGGACTCGGAAACGTTTATTTATATCAATATTACATAGATATCAAAGGTTAGCGCATTACTCCGGAGCCTAGATCAGAACCGAAGATTTCTAATAAGCAAGGATATATACTGCTAACAAAGAGGACCTGCAGGAACTAGTTTAAGCCTATGGTGCTTTTTAATCAAGTAGCCACATTTGAGCTCCTTATCTATCACTACTGCAAAGCAGATGCCTAACCCACAATTCAATTTCAAGTAAACAATTATGGCATTCAAGCAATGGCCCGAGTATGACTTCACCGTAGAAAGCCACACATTGACAATGTTCTTGCAGCCACAGTGCCACACAACCTATTATTACCTCTGAGGTtctcaaataataaaaagtaaGTAGACTAGTCGCACAAAGACAacacaaaaatcaaacaaaggGTCTTTAGTAAGAAGAGGGTACAAACCTCAATCCAAATCTTCCTGTCTGGTCTCAAGATTAGACCCACCTCCACCACCAGCACCACTTCCAGACCCTGAACCACGTCCAGAACCAGAGCCATCCTGAGTCCTGAACCGCAAAGGCAGCTGTATACTAAACCTCCTTGCCGTCTGCTGACCCTCAACCGACCCCTGCCCACCCCCACTCATCATCTGACCTCCCCTTTGCCCCCTGCTCTCATAATCAGGATCATCAGTAGGCAACTCATACCGACAAACCGGACAAGAGTTATGCAACTCAAGCCACGGCATCAAGCAATCCTGATGGAACACATGCTTGCAAGGCATCTGCTTCACATCGCCACCATCCTCGAACTCATCCATACAAACGGCGCACTGGTTCATCTCAGAGTTCAACATATCCAACGTCACCTTAACAGTCGGCAGCGCGTCGATCGCGGATTTGGAGGCAGGAGGAGTTCCGTATCGGTTAGGGTCATTCTCCGCGAGCTGCTGAATCAGCTGCTCGAGGCCAGGGCCAAAGAAGTAGTCCCCCATGTTTCCAGGTATCCGGCTAAACGGATCCGAGGGATGA comes from the Brassica rapa cultivar Chiifu-401-42 chromosome A01, CAAS_Brap_v3.01, whole genome shotgun sequence genome and includes:
- the LOC103836798 gene encoding E3 ubiquitin-protein ligase RING1-like, whose translation is MSSGGNSTLSTAAAVDKLFFCYQCNRTVTISISSADDPFCPRCSGGFLEEYEEPNPNPSPNLNPLGFLPMADPFSTILPLLFGSSSAPPSSNPSLFGPRSTENQPQGGGAFDPVSFLQNHLQHLQSSGTHVQFVIEDHPSDPFSRIPGNMGDYFFGPGLEQLIQQLAENDPNRYGTPPASKSAIDALPTVKVTLDMLNSEMNQCAVCMDEFEDGGDVKQMPCKHVFHQDCLMPWLELHNSCPVCRYELPTDDPDYESRGQRGGQMMSGGGQGSVEGQQTARRFSIQLPLRFRTQDGSGSGRGSGSGSGAGGGGGSNLETRQEDLD